A stretch of DNA from Myxocyprinus asiaticus isolate MX2 ecotype Aquarium Trade chromosome 32, UBuf_Myxa_2, whole genome shotgun sequence:
ATGTCAAGCTGAGTTCACGTGAAACGTGTTCAAGGAAAGAGTTGTGATGACATGTCGAAAAATAAACCACAAAGAGAGTAGATTTGGTGTTTGGAACAGTTCACACAGTCAGATATTCAGTCATTTTATCCATGATGGTTCCCATCCTGTCCATCGGAATCACCATCACAGTGCGGAACGGTTTCATGGGAACGTCATCGTGTGACCACTTTCCTGTCGCACAGGAATCTGCCACATCCTGAACAGAGTAGCTGAACTTCAGTGTGGCTTGCTGTGAAAGACAGAAAATGTGTTTAGCTTCGAGtcgagattaaaaaaaaacagaggtcGACCGAGAGTGGATTCTGCATATGACgataatcggccgatagtttttaaaatagatttatagaatgttaaacaTAAATCTTAGTcgttccttactatgacaggcacagtcATAAAGgctgcaagagtccaaaatgaataaaatctcaggACTTTTAAccttaaacaagcccaaaatacacaaggggctccgttacaatgctctatattaaaGTATTTTTAATCTTTATATATTTACCAGAGTAAGAGTTTTGTATAAAGATATTTCACCAGATGACGataaataagatttatttttcaaaaCGTATTATTCGATGTTTCAGTAGTCGCATTTTTCTTCGCATGCTCTCTCGCTTCaaattagaacacttgattatctaatcaataACAATATGCATTGAAGGAAAataatatggatgaatattgtcaataatgacagatttagatacagcaaatcctcaCAAGACtgttaataatgaataaaaaaaataaataaaaaaaatcggtCTTGtcttttgccgataaccgatagttccaaaaagcaactatcggcacagattaatcggtaaaaccgatataatCGGTCTTGTCTTTTGCCAATAACAATAGCTCCAAAAAGCTACTATCGGCACGGATTCATCTGTGAAAACGATATATCGCTCTCGTTAAATTTTTCTCTGCATGATGGTTATTGGACCAATGACAGTCCATATGGaagcataaaaatgtaaacacatggGTTTGTGTTCCTAGAAGAGCTAGGAAGTTTCCATACATTTGtaccagagtatgtgagtggagtggcAATAATTTCCACTCCGTGctcaaagcattctttaatcGCTCCAGCTTAAGTCTGGGTTGTCCATTTCCCGCTCCACACTCCTGGATTAGAgaaaggtcacgcgtcatgtggaggaggagttaggaagcgcgtcattgtttacaagagaaacttgtggctttcacaaaccaaaacagtccaacaataatttccaaataataataaaaaacaatgtaaacaatgatgcgcttcctgactcctcctccacgtgacgcgtgaccttaccaacgagcttacgtcatccctctcatgagctcaGGTCACAGATGTACCAAAGTGAACATCTGTAGTTAGAAAGTATACAAGTGTTGTTTtgattctaaaaataatcaaccatttgggttcagaagaactttgtcaactggagtcgtgtggattattttgatgcaccctaaatatgcattttggaccgtcaaaaaatggaggacattcactagaggaggaggcctgaaatgaaatcctaaaagtcttaactattcctttaatctgctGCAATTCTATCTACGACAGGGATATAGAAGAATTACCTCATAAAAGAACTCCTCTTCATCATTAACAAACATGAGCTCATCTTTGGGTTGACCTTGTCCAGATATGCTCTTCTTCGCTGGTTTACAGGTTTTACTGATCATCAAGCAGAACTGGCATTTACCGCTGGGTTTATTGGTCCGCTGTGCTTCAGCCATTTCCTTTCTGTAAAAATACAATGACAGCATTGAACCAGACTTAATGCAATGATCAAGTGTGCTCAACGTCACATGCATCTCAAACTAGTTTTATCAAGGCGATTTTTGAACGTTTTAACAAGATCAGGTTACAATAAATTATCATTTCAGAAACTCTTCTTATTATCAAACACTCCGATAGCAGTGGACTAGGAATGGGACATGTCGTATGTTTCAAGCTGCAGTAAGGCTGGATGACATATATCATCATGGCGAGGATTTGAAGTGTCAATCGAtaaagattttgctatatcgtgtatatcgcgaCATGTAAATATCAAATGTGCACAGCGTaggcttatctatcagtgggcagggcttcacgtgagactgagagaactgaataaacatggacagggtttttattgcattaaaaaaaatttggcagatgccaaagcaaattcaatgacattcatctcgACAGCTCATCCGTGTTTCATGTGCGTGTTGCGTGTGCTATCTCTGGAGCACCCAAGTGCGTGAGAGTCCAGCAGGTTTCCCGATATTTACAGGAGAGTGCAGAGCAGGATCTGTtgtgtaggttcacaaaagccaacacagagcagaaaaatgtaatctgcaaactgtgcACGACAATATTCACTTGTTATACCTGTTAAAGCATGCAAATGAAGCATGCAAAATAATGTTattgaaagccaaaagatgcactTCGCATTAAtttggtcatatatatatatatatatatacacacacacacttcactcaTTGGGCCTAAACCGGTGTTGATCATTTGCATTTGAATCCATGGTTTTGAATATGAGATTTACACACAAATTCAAATAAGGCCCCAAATTTCCTGAAGGTGTACAGGGATTTTGGGATGTGAATTGGGCTTATCTGTCTGTTGTGAGGTGATTCATATCAGAGGCACTGTTATATAAGATCCTTGTAAAGCCATCTGATGGAATTAGCGCCGCCTGCTGACTCATACAGTCAATAACACAACACCATGACAACAGCTTATCACGCCAGCTCATACAACTTGGTAACAAAGCTGGATTTTTCCTAATGGGATGTTATTCAATCTCTGCAATAAGTGACAGTGGACAGGGGCTTTTTTTGCTTGTTAACATTTTAGTAtgatgtgatgaggaggagggcgtggcagggccatgatggagcacggccggcactgaatcagctgatcagcaggagagcgagataaaggggagccggaggcgccagttcgagagagagacacacgtggccatgttgcatgtgtgcctgtgtttatgtttgtttactgCTTAGCCatctcccacctcctccttgctcaTCCTTTTACGGTTACATATGACTACATAATTTGTTAGAAGGATCACACATTCTTAAGGCATTTGCACACCatcaacattttgaatcgaaACAGTAGATTGaagaaatgccctgaccaataataTATAAGCTTTAGATTACATGTCAGAAGCTGTTGCAGTTACCAGAACAACTGGTGgagctaaagcacagaaagctctTAAGTGAATTCTCTCgtctttaatataaaatatatcgcGGCATCTTTGCCTCTGTATCAATTTTTAAATAACTtggatcttaagtgtttttctccgccaaatattaatactattgcatTGACCTGCAGTGCACTCTGTGTGCCTTTTGAAtacaaaaaaaccccaaaaacattattgctgtgctatttttaatattCATTAACAACCTCATCTGTCAGTAgcagtactagtatctaataatgggtcagactgaagatgggttttggGTTTTgccagcttgctcactgggggtctaaatacaaatatttacatattttatttattttaaggcacaatttacaatcacggttttttttttttttttttttttttttaacaaaaatgactttttcctgTTAAAGCTGCTTTGACTTGATTTATTGCATGCACACTTGGAGCATTTAAATTGCATCACAtttaattagtaacatgcagggttttgagcaaatataacacaagtagatgtacagttgaagtcaaagtttacatacacttaggttgaagtcattaaaactaattttttaacctctccacagatttaatattagcaagtcgtttaggacatctactttgtgcatgacacgagtaatttttccaacaattgtttacagacagattgtttcactttaaattgactatatcacaattccagtgggtcagaagtttacattcactaagttaactgtgcctttaagcagccatcataccgcttagaaaggagacgcattctgtctcctagagatgaacgtagttaagtgcaaatcaatcccagagcaacagcaaaagaccttgagaagatgctggaggaaacaagtagacaagtatctatatccacagtaaaacgagtcctatatcgacataacctgaaaggctgctcagcaagcaagacgccactgctccaaaaccaccataaaaagccagactacagtttgcaagtgcacatggggacaaagatcttactttttggagaaatgtcctctggtctaatgaaacaaaaattgaactgtttggccataatgaccatcgttatgtttggaggaaaaggagtgaagcttgcaagccaaagaacaccatcccaaccgtgaagcatgggggtggcagcatcatgctgtgggggtgctttgctgcaggagggactggtgcacttcacaaaatagatggcatcatgaggaaggaaaatgatgtggatatactgaagcaacatctcaagacttcagccaggaagttaaagctcggttccaaatggacaatgaccccaagaatacctccaaagttgtggcaaaatggcttaaggacaataaagtcaaggtattggagtggccattacaaagccctgacttcaatccgatagaaaatttgtgggcagaactgaaaaagcgtgtgcgagcaaggaggcctacaaacctgactcagttacaccagttctgtctggaggaatgggccaaaattccagcaacttattgtgagaagcttgtggaaggctacccaaaacatttgacccaagttaaacaatttaaaggcaatgctaccaaatactgacaaagtgtatgtaaacttctgacccactgagaatgtgataaaagaaacaaaagctgaaataaatccttctctctactattattctgacatttcacattcttaaaataaagtagtgatcctaactgtcctaagacagggaatgttttctacgattaaatgtcaggaattgtgaaaaactttgtttatatGTCTTTGGCTAAGGtttgtgtaaacttctgattcaactgtacatggcaataagatttgtttgtttgttttgcaaacttgtcaagtgGTTATTGCTTCAAACCCAGTGATGGGCAGAGCGCGGACCAGCTCAAAGATGCGTTGAGCCACCAACTGTACCaaggtaaaattgcttgtcgattagcgccaTCTTTTGTTAAGGCGTGAAAGTGCTAATGGCGAACATTCGATTTGCTTTCTATGGGAAAGGGCCATTCGTCAGTGATTTACCTCTTATAATCGCAtcgcgtttggtgtgaaaaggcctttattctatgaaaatgttttgttttttacttattCACACGAGGTATGCTCTgtggaattttgttaactacAATATTATTAATGTATCCTCACAAATATCAACatacattgtaaaataatatattcaaCATCAAAACGCATGTAATTCTGcacataaaacaaattaaaaaaatttaccaAGGTATTTTGGAGATGCATCATGGTAATTCCACAGTTTTGTGGTCATGCATTATGGTAGTGCCATGGAATTTTGTAAGGATAAACACTCATAGACTTCATTAGTGGCGATCTCAGTTCAACACTGACACACTGTgagcgccacctactggtcaaaaacaaaacaaacactcacTGCAGCTGTTTGTGCATGGGTAGGGCGATCTGTGGAGGGACGTTAACGAAACGTTCACTCAGCAGTAGTCCAACAGAGTGAGTGCTATCCAGCAGCAGTTCTTCAAACTTCTCCTGAACATCTTGAGAGCTGGATTTCACACACTGCTCTAGAATCATGTCCTTGAGCTTCTCCAAACACTCCACACCCTGTTGAACACACACAGAAGAGAAAATACTTACAAACAGCTTTTAACGATGCACATGCTTTCATACATACCAGGGCATTTAAATTAGGGATGCAACtaacaattaatttaataatgaattaatctgttaattatttctttaaatcagATAATAAGGAACATTTTCTTTACTGATACTCCTTCAAACAGTGTGCAAATTGAaggcaattaaaaatgtatgttataaATCTTGGGCAACAAAGgtttcacataaacacacacacacatatatatatatatatatatatgtggttgTTTCTTCAACCTCTGGCACTTTTACTACTGTGCACTTCTGGAAAGTAAAGCCTAGAAGTCTTTACACTCAAGCACATCTccaattctgtattgtgtttaatagaattctgtggttgaaatgacaatgatGGAAATTACCTTTTTTTAACGTTTCTGAGATAAAATGGTCAGCACTTCTGTCTTACTAAGGTAGATATCCATTTATGTATAATAAATACACACCATTAAACAATCGGAGTGACAGTTTGCACTATAGTTGTAAATAGCACATGCCACACAGTGCGGCTacttgcactccaatagtctggtggaaacagaaattaaagacaaactgtgcCCCCAAGTGTTACTGCAAGTGTGTTAAGACGGTGTGTATGTGCTTTTTCCATGCGGACGACCCAGGTTCGATTCCaccccttttgtcccacttttccctatcctgtttcctgtctccaatctttatttttccattaatactacttataataataaattaaaattaatataaaggttgatttcctcacaggttggtcaccataattttaatgcaattaaccatggtgttactacagtaatatggtgttaatatagtaaccatgtttaattttgtggttactatgattttactacaaaataccatggtgatacaatggttactgtagtagaaccatggctaattttttaaagagaaaattagggttaggtttatgagTTGGTGTGGGGTGTCTAAGGGActcaaataaacacactgcagcgATGCccaatactgtatgttagtatttaattaaggGTGTAAAAAGCATCTAATGCTATTCGCactagtgcaaagaagatgcttttttttttttttttctcccaatttggaatgcccgattcccactacttagtaggtcctcgtggtggtgcggttactcacctcaatctgggtgacggaggacaagcctcagttctgagaccgccaatccgtgcatcttatcatgtgactcgttgtgcatgacaccgcggagactcacagcatgtggaggctcatgctactctccgcaatccacgcacaactttgttgtgagagcgagaaccactaatcgtgaccacgaggatgttaccccatgtgactctaccctccctagcaactgggccaatttggttgcttaggagacctggctggagtcactcagcacaccctggattcgaactcatgactccaggggtggtagtcagcgtcaatactcgctgagatacccaggccccaagaagatgctttttgttgctatttatacTTGGTGCAAATAGCAACAAAGCAACAAGCCTCTgtcttaaataataatttcacactttttgcatcatTTGACCAAATTACAGCTTGACTGGTAACGacagccagtgttgggtaagttactctaaacaagtaattaattactaactactaattacaccttctacagtgtaatttgattactgtactaattactctgaaaattaattgcattacttattactaattactttctaaaaccctgatcaacctcgaccagataaaaaaatacaagaatagacaagaaactgttcttttaattctttctaataaatcatataaaatcaaatcaattattcatgaactggccaaagaatttaaggggtcatcgttaaattagaaaacatatatttaaacattcgtttattaaaaaatttagatttaaattccctattgttttatatagaattgtctatatagtctatacagtatttaacacaattacatcaaaagtagctgtaattaaattactgaaaaattaagagtaatctcttacttttatttcaatgaaaaagtaatttacagtaattaattacttagtaatgcattacacccaacaatgatgatgcccaataaaaatattcggctcacaagtgatatttaccttgaactTTTTCAAACATAACTTATagttcatctcaagcatgctttttaaagataatttcgtcaacttggttaacaagtacacttcaTTATTATAGaaattatagaaataattttcacacaataaatattgaaatggtttatgtttactTAAATCTTTAtgtagattatcatagttttaaacttgTAATAACTTGTATTtcaataatggattttcatagtttaatattgaaagtctgggtctggggcaaggctaaacaataaaatctatacattaaaGTAATTTGAAAACTACCAAAAATAAACGATGaatgcctggtaaaaagtttccaagtcagtttcaATGCGACCTTCATATAAAGTTAAAATCTGTTCGCTTTATTAACATAAAAGTGCACGAAGTTGAGGAAACACCCACATGTACTATAAATCTCTCACCTGTCTCTCTGTGAGATTCACCATACTGATAAATCCAAACACCTCATCTGGATCACCTTCATCATCACTGTCCTCTGGTACCTCCGCTTGCTGGAGTAaaacacaaataattaaaaatgttaattgcaatGAAACATTTACATATCCACCTTTCCGCATACTAACATTCAAAGAGATCtttgtaaataattataaattatttatattaatgaaAGTCTCACCCTGATGACGCTGCCAATGTGATTCTGTTGAACGATGATGTCAGTGAGGTCAGAGGTGTTCACGTGAGACTTCAGAAACAGCTGGAAGAATGaacacaacaaacaaataaacatatatattctTTATATACTGTGTACATAATACACAGACTGTTCAAGcacaaattttgcaatgcaaatatattaatatgtgtGCATTATGTGCAGTGTACGCATGAATGTGTATACCTGTTGCAGAAGAGTTTTAATGCCATGGAAGTCGTTGTCAGATATTGTGTGTGCTTCAAAGTCAACGATCACCTCCTAAACACAAATCAAAACACTTGTATCAATCACAAGATACAGTAATTACACTGCATAGACTGCCAGGCCTGCACAACACGCCCGTTTTAGGTCGCAAAAACACTAAAAACAGCAGCTTACCTCGTTTATCTCTTCTTCTGAATTTTCACTGTCTTCATCTCCAGACTCCTCCAGTCCCTCATCCGAGCTTTCTTTGCTATCCTGGGCATTTACTCCTGTTTCAATCGCACGCTTCTTCGCGGATGAAGCCATGCTGCTACTCTAAGCGACTACAGCACGCAGGAAACAGACACGTTTTGTGTTTTCCACATGTCAAGAAACTGAGGTCTCTTGTCGGCCATTTGGGCGCAAAAGGGACGCAAAGAGGTAAACTGAGCGAGCCCAGGCACAAGATCCAAAATGGCGTCAGTTTCCGGATACGGAAAAGTGGCAGACAGCATTTCTCACAGAGGGGTCCACGttggaaattatgttttatttatttaaaataacgaCGCTGTCTCAAGTCCCAGTTAATCATCTTATGATGTATTTATCAGTATGAAGTATGTATTCAAGTTGCACATTAGTTACTTGACTTTACTTTTTGTGTCTCACCGATGtcatattacaaaataaaagtcgACTGTTAACCTCGgtgtatttgttattattatttatttgaatttacaaATTcaatttctattattttttttatttttttacaaataaaacagcGGGTATATTTAATGGGGATATTTAATGTGACGCAATAATTAATATACaagttaataattaatataaaatcctaaataaaaataaaaagaacaggGTCTGTAGAATTATTATCCCTAAATGGACTTATATATTTGTACCTTGTTTAAATATGAAACACaattatataaatttaaaataatgaacatacaatatatattatatatatatatatatatatatatatatatatatatatatatatatatatataaaatataaatatatgaagTATCAGCATATCACGCAatcattttaaaagaaagaaCGGGCTCACAGATTCTAGAGTTTTAGGATATTTTAGAATATTTAgttctttaaaataatattatatatatatatatatatatatatatatatatatatatatatatatatatatatattcttcttcGGTGAATAATTTTTTGGCAACAAACATTAaagtattaacattaaaatatgtattctCGTTTGACTAACTGAAATTATAAAACCAAATGGGAAATGTCACGAATTCATGAGTGACGTCACCGGGGGCGGTGCATGGCGGAAGTGCAGGTGGACCATCGGGTTGCGTTCTTAGAAGAGCGTCAATCTTACACAATAACACACAGAGATATCAAACATGGCCCTCAACAAGAATAATTCAGAATTAGGAGGAGTTATCATCAATAACAGCGAAAGGTAATAACTTGAAACCAGCCGCTCACAGTAGTAATTATTATATGAATCTGGTTCTGTACCACCTGATTTCATGTATTTGTTAAAAATGCCAAATTGAATGGCGCATTGTAGTTTAAATctattttaatgtgatattttt
This window harbors:
- the LOC127423610 gene encoding protein BCCIP homolog; translation: MASSAKKRAIETGVNAQDSKESSDEGLEESGDEDSENSEEEINEEVIVDFEAHTISDNDFHGIKTLLQQLFLKSHVNTSDLTDIIVQQNHIGSVIRQAEVPEDSDDEGDPDEVFGFISMVNLTERQGVECLEKLKDMILEQCVKSSSQDVQEKFEELLLDSTHSVGLLLSERFVNVPPQIALPMHKQLQKEMAEAQRTNKPSGKCQFCLMISKTCKPAKKSISGQGQPKDELMFVNDEEEFFYEQATLKFSYSVQDVADSCATGKWSHDDVPMKPFRTVMVIPMDRMGTIMDKMTEYLTV